The DNA region GGCGGCAACGAACTCGTGGAGTTGCGAGATGGAGTTCTCTGCTTCGAGGAGTTTTGCGTAGCGCATCAGCTTGGTGAGGTAGTTGCGGGGGCTGTCGACATGGTCGAAGGGGATGCGGAGGCGCCAGATGTAGACGTTGGGTTTGTCCGCAAGGATTTCTTCGCCGAGGGCTTTGGTGCCGCTATAGAAGGAGCAGTTGTTGGTGCGGAAGCTGAAGTTGGGAGTGTCAGTTTCAGTGAACCCGGTGCCGTCGGGGCGGGATCCGGTGTAGATGCATCCGGAGGAGACGTGGCCCCAAGGGACGCCGGCGGCGGTGCACGCCTGGGCGATGAGGCCGGGGAGGACGGCGTTGCCGAAGAGGCACTCGGTTTTGTGGAGTTCGCAGGCGTCGACGTTGGGTTTGCCGGTGTAGCCGGCGGCGTTGATGAGGAAGGCGGGCTTGTCGGCCTTCAGCGCGGCGGCGAGAATGGCGGGATTGGTGTAGTCCAGTTCCGCGCGGCGGAGGTTGCGGAATGGGATGTTTTTGCGGAGGAGGAGGGCTTGATAGGCCTGACCAACGTAACCGGAGCCGCCGAGGAGATAGATCATGCTGAGTGGTAGGAAAGGCGGGGGAGTGGGGGCGAACAAGTGTTTTTGCCTGCGTTCAGGGTTAACTTGAGAGGCGTTTCAGCGTGGGCATATGGGGACAAGAAAACCGCCGTCTCCTTGGCGGGGGCGGCGGTTTCATTTCCGGGCGGGTGGCCCGGTTTTGACGGTCGCGGGTTTCGCGATCTGTGCTCGTCTGGGAGCGATGGTAAGATGCGGTGTGAGATATCTGGCGTCAAATGGGTGGAGAGGTTGTGCGGTGAGTATTAGCGGAGCTGGCTGGGACGTTATGGTGCTGTGGGCAGCATGGGGAAGAGTGGGGTCGTTGAGATGCTTAGCTGGCTGAAGCGAATGGCGAGGGGGCGGGTGTCGGCTTTGCCTTCGGTTTGGAGCGGGCTGGCGGCACCGGCGGGGTTTTCGATTTCGAGGGGTTGTGGAGATGGGCTTCCATGTATGGCGATGGAGAACGCGAGCGGAGTGGCGGTGATGTTCGCAGGGATTTCGAGCACACGATCTTGCTGCCGGAGAAGGATGGGACCGCGGGCGACGGGGTTGTAGCGCTTGTCGATGCGGACGTTCAGGAAGATGGGGTCTTTGGAGTCTATTTCTAGTTTGAGGTGGGCATCGCTCCAGCCGAAGAGGGCGGGGCGTTCCCATCCGTGAAAGCCCGATGCGATCCGCCAGCGATAAAGGGGAACCCAAGTCAGAGCGGGAGGGGCGGATGAGGTCGTTATCCATTCGACGCCGGCGGGTTGGCGTGTGATCCAGGCGTCGGTCAGCCGGAATGAAATGAAGCGGTTATCGGCGGGAGGGCTGGCGGGAGCGCTGCCGTGGGTGCTGCGAAGTGCGAGCCATTGTTCGCCCCTGGAGATCGGCAGCGAGATGATGTCGCGAAGAAAGCCGGTGTGTTCCCGGGCGGTGATGTTTCGATGACTAATCTCGATTTGCGAATCGGAGGGCAGGTGGGGAGAGGATTGGACCACCTGAAAGTTAATGAAACCGTCGTGTTCGGACTGTATCCAGAGAGTGGAGTTATCGGCCATCCAGCGTTCATGGCCTTCGGATTCGTGGGTTAGCAGCCAGGCGGTGCGATTTTCAGGCCACCAGGGTTGCCAAGAATCGGGGCGAGTGGAGATTGCGAAGAAGGAGAGGTTGCGGGTTTTGAGCCAGGCTAGCTTGTGGCCGAGGGCGATGCTTTCGCCGTCGGGGTGGATGAGGCGGCCGACGCTGGAATCGGTTTGTTGGAAATCGCCGGTGCGCAGGAAGGCGGACACCCAGGCGATTTTTTCATCGGTACTAGCGGTGAGTGCAGCGAGGGAGGAGTGCGTGAGTCCAGCGGTTCCAGGCCAGGTGGCTACGGGCCGTTGCAGCATGTGAGTGAAAGGTAGAATTGCGACCAAGCCGACCAGCAGCACTGTCGCGTATTTGAGGGCTGGCCTGGTTTGTGAGGCACCCCAGAAATACAAGCCAAGCCAGAGTGGGATGAGGAGTGTTACATAGCGCGAAGCCATGCCGGCGGTTATTCCCAAGTGGATGCGGCCAACTGCGGTGAACGCTGCGAACGCCAGTCCCGAGCCGAGGAGAAGGACGATGGCTTCATTGCGGCGGGATTGGGTGTCATTGCGAAAACCACGGGTTGCAGCGACAAAGAAGACGACAGCACATGCAGCCAGCAGCACTCCGCCTGCTAGTTGCTCGAAGATGGTGGCGGTGTGATCGCCGCCAGCGGGATGCACCAGCATGAGCGCGAGAAAGCGGGTGTAGTCGAAAAGCGGCGTGTGCGGGAAATGATAACCGTCGCTCGCGGGGTTAAACCGGTAACCGCGCAGAAATAAAGTCCACCCGATCACCGTGATCGCCAAACCCAGGAAAGCCCAGCTGAGCTCAATTTTTTGCCTGCGCAGGGCTGCGTGGAGTAGAGTACCCGAGAGAAGCGCGGTTAAAACGACTCCGTTGAATATACCAAAGCCGGTGAAAATCGAGAAGGTGGCGAGCGCGCCAGAGGCAGGCAGGCGTATGGCCGATTTAGTACTGATCCAGATGTGAGCCGATAGCACTATCAGCAAAAGGGGAAATACGCTGTGAGAGGCGTTTGGCACTGAGATCACGGAACCCCATTGGGCCAGCGTCAGAATCAATAGCGGTATGAGCGTATCAGCTAACTCCAGACGTCCCGAGAGTTTCCTTTTCAGTCCGAGCGCGAAGACGGCGGTCGCCGCAAGGATGGCGATCATCCAGAGACTTTCGATGCGTGAGTCCCAGTGACTAGCGTTCATGATCCACGAGCTGAAAATGAACGCGAGGCCCTGCCGGTGGGGGCCGTGTTGGTAGTTAAAGAGCGCGAGCGAGCCTTCGCCGTTGAAGAGTGGATTAAAAAAATCCCACTGATCCCAGATGGGGACGTTTACTTGGAAGCGGGCGACGGAGGCCACCCAGTTGAGGATCTGGAGTGCGGTTACTGAAGCCAGTATCCAAAATACCGGTTGCTTCAAGAGTGAGCGGGCTGGTGTTGGAGGGCTGTTGGCGGGCATCGCTGCCGGTCTCGCTTAGCGGGGGGGAAAGGCGAGCGAAAAGCCACCGCCGTAGAGGGCGAGATTCCGGTTGTAGGCGGGATCATGGAGATGGGTTGAGCTCCAGCGTTGAAAAAGCGCGATGCGATCGGTGTGGGGGATTTCGAATCGGGTGTTGGTGGCGCGCATGAGTTGCGCGTGTGGTGTGTTGATTACGCGAAGTCCGGACTGGCGTATGCGGAGGCACAGATCGATGGCGGCGCTTTGGTGGCTGGCAAAGGACTCGTCGAAGCCGCCGAGGCGGAGGAAGAGATCGCGTTTGATGGCGAGACCGTCGGCGCTGAGGGCGGTGTAGTCCTGAACCAGGCGCAGGCGGTTGTTGTAGCCATCGCTGTTT from Nibricoccus aquaticus includes:
- a CDS encoding sugar nucleotide-binding protein, which produces MIYLLGGSGYVGQAYQALLLRKNIPFRNLRRAELDYTNPAILAAALKADKPAFLINAAGYTGKPNVDACELHKTECLFGNAVLPGLIAQACTAAGVPWGHVSSGCIYTGSRPDGTGFTETDTPNFSFRTNNCSFYSGTKALGEEILADKPNVYIWRLRIPFDHVDSPRNYLTKLMRYAKLLEAENSISQLHEFVAATFACWENRVPFGTYNVTNPGHVTTREVVSLIEKSGVHPKKYEFFASEAEFMKLAAKTPRSNCVMTSAKLASVGIQMTPVRDSIEQALRAWQKA
- a CDS encoding DMT family transporter encodes the protein MKQPVFWILASVTALQILNWVASVARFQVNVPIWDQWDFFNPLFNGEGSLALFNYQHGPHRQGLAFIFSSWIMNASHWDSRIESLWMIAILAATAVFALGLKRKLSGRLELADTLIPLLILTLAQWGSVISVPNASHSVFPLLLIVLSAHIWISTKSAIRLPASGALATFSIFTGFGIFNGVVLTALLSGTLLHAALRRQKIELSWAFLGLAITVIGWTLFLRGYRFNPASDGYHFPHTPLFDYTRFLALMLVHPAGGDHTATIFEQLAGGVLLAACAVVFFVAATRGFRNDTQSRRNEAIVLLLGSGLAFAAFTAVGRIHLGITAGMASRYVTLLIPLWLGLYFWGASQTRPALKYATVLLVGLVAILPFTHMLQRPVATWPGTAGLTHSSLAALTASTDEKIAWVSAFLRTGDFQQTDSSVGRLIHPDGESIALGHKLAWLKTRNLSFFAISTRPDSWQPWWPENRTAWLLTHESEGHERWMADNSTLWIQSEHDGFINFQVVQSSPHLPSDSQIEISHRNITAREHTGFLRDIISLPISRGEQWLALRSTHGSAPASPPADNRFISFRLTDAWITRQPAGVEWITTSSAPPALTWVPLYRWRIASGFHGWERPALFGWSDAHLKLEIDSKDPIFLNVRIDKRYNPVARGPILLRQQDRVLEIPANITATPLAFSIAIHGSPSPQPLEIENPAGAASPLQTEGKADTRPLAIRFSQLSISTTPLFPMLPTAP